A window from Candidatus Krumholzibacteriota bacterium encodes these proteins:
- a CDS encoding glycosyltransferase family 39 protein, which produces MPESYDKTVESPYLRERNIYLILIVVGILIRIPFFNFFDMVTYDGTYYIHDARSILGESFPPSPFPIGYPALIAALIPLLKDGVLAARIVSMLAGIGLSVVVYKLAREYVRKTEAILAAFLVIFSPLALRMSMITMSESLYVFWLFTGLLFFARRKDLASGGLLGLAAVTRPEALGVLGVLALFRMRRLKRLLLLLAGFSIVYSVNVAIQSRIAGKPVLISKTKFFGTHAKTWKGRENWLDSEEKETFLRERAEDGGEKNLITDYIETVPGEFRLLIGHVTVILFLLALYGIYRERGFLIASFVPFLIYPLFTVRRETRLVFPYIPAITIYAVIGLSTVRKHRFKIAVYTLLSISFLSGLVINRDQLTEPVAKGFKWAKDTGRHFREYVRPGDKIADRKPYLAFYGGGIYVEIPVAKYNKVMDYLIDENVEYLVCHKKLIHELRPALRAFLYDGALIKGEFRYSQGYFKPGLLALYKRNPEYEPLVRQEIIESTGQKLYGLTWSPDGEKIAYRKTDRYGRSEICFISPKGARINPAIKLETLQGPFSWSPDSKSIICSLKHGDNVDIYICHLTGGMERVTSHRAVDMHPFWSKDGKEIAFVSTRAKGSDIWIKDLGSGELTRITRSGVNGYPVISPGGERLAWIRKGKGLIVYDRSSSGMKLVEIAGDALYLPAWSPDGRYLMMTRSSWGSTNICLISSDGEHVLQLAGSDMSEGNPAWRPDGKAAAAFVDRDGKIGIRIISGMEHYFERMALMDKGGSFAPRAFKK; this is translated from the coding sequence ATTCCCTCCAAGCCCTTTTCCTATAGGGTACCCCGCTCTGATTGCAGCACTTATCCCGTTACTTAAAGACGGCGTTCTCGCCGCCAGGATAGTTTCGATGTTAGCCGGGATTGGGCTTTCAGTTGTTGTATATAAACTGGCCCGGGAGTATGTGAGGAAAACAGAAGCCATTCTCGCGGCTTTTCTGGTTATTTTCTCTCCGCTGGCGCTCAGGATGTCGATGATAACAATGTCGGAAAGCCTATATGTTTTCTGGCTTTTTACCGGTCTTCTTTTTTTCGCCAGGAGGAAGGACTTAGCTTCGGGGGGACTGCTGGGGTTAGCTGCCGTAACCAGGCCGGAGGCTCTCGGGGTTTTGGGCGTTCTGGCTTTGTTCAGGATGAGGCGCTTGAAACGGCTGCTTTTGCTTCTAGCGGGGTTTTCTATAGTATATTCTGTTAATGTCGCCATTCAATCCCGAATCGCCGGGAAGCCGGTTCTTATTTCGAAAACAAAATTCTTCGGTACTCACGCGAAGACCTGGAAAGGACGTGAAAACTGGCTTGATTCAGAGGAGAAGGAGACCTTTCTCAGGGAGAGAGCCGAAGATGGAGGAGAAAAAAACCTTATCACAGATTATATTGAAACTGTCCCCGGGGAATTCCGTCTGTTAATAGGTCACGTTACTGTAATACTTTTTTTACTGGCTCTTTACGGGATTTATCGCGAGCGGGGGTTCCTTATCGCCTCATTCGTTCCCTTTCTGATTTATCCGTTATTTACGGTAAGAAGAGAAACGAGGCTCGTTTTTCCATATATCCCGGCCATTACTATATATGCCGTGATCGGCCTTTCAACTGTCAGAAAACACAGATTCAAAATAGCGGTATATACACTGCTCTCTATTTCCTTTCTTTCAGGTCTTGTGATTAACAGAGATCAGCTGACAGAACCGGTGGCAAAGGGCTTTAAATGGGCGAAAGATACGGGCCGCCATTTCAGAGAGTATGTCAGGCCGGGGGATAAAATCGCGGACAGGAAACCGTATCTGGCCTTTTACGGCGGAGGGATATATGTTGAGATTCCAGTGGCGAAGTACAATAAAGTTATGGATTATCTTATAGATGAAAATGTCGAATATCTTGTGTGTCATAAAAAACTGATTCACGAGTTAAGACCGGCTCTGAGGGCATTTTTATACGACGGGGCTCTTATAAAGGGTGAATTCCGATACTCCCAGGGTTATTTCAAACCGGGGTTATTAGCTTTGTATAAAAGAAACCCGGAATACGAACCTCTTGTAAGACAGGAAATTATCGAGTCAACCGGGCAGAAATTATATGGATTGACTTGGTCGCCGGACGGAGAAAAAATCGCTTACCGGAAAACTGACCGTTACGGCCGCTCTGAAATCTGCTTTATTTCGCCGAAGGGCGCTCGAATTAACCCCGCGATAAAACTGGAAACCCTTCAAGGGCCTTTTTCCTGGTCGCCGGACTCGAAGAGTATAATCTGTTCCTTAAAGCATGGGGATAACGTCGATATCTATATATGTCATCTGACAGGGGGAATGGAGCGTGTCACTTCACACAGGGCCGTTGATATGCATCCGTTCTGGTCGAAGGACGGTAAGGAAATCGCTTTTGTCTCGACAAGGGCTAAGGGAAGTGATATCTGGATAAAGGATCTCGGAAGCGGGGAATTGACCCGTATCACAAGAAGCGGGGTTAACGGCTACCCTGTTATTTCGCCCGGCGGCGAGCGGCTCGCATGGATACGAAAGGGGAAAGGTTTGATTGTATATGACCGATCCTCGAGCGGCATGAAGCTTGTTGAGATAGCCGGGGATGCACTTTATCTTCCCGCCTGGAGTCCTGACGGCAGATACCTGATGATGACAAGAAGCAGCTGGGGGAGTACTAATATATGTCTTATAAGCTCCGACGGCGAACACGTTCTTCAGCTCGCGGGTTCTGACATGAGTGAAGGAAATCCCGCGTGGCGGCCGGACGGAAAAGCCGCCGCGGCTTTTGTGGACAGGGACGGCAAAATTGGAATAAGAATTATTTCCGGAATGGAACACTACTTCGAGCGTATGGCGTTAATGGATAAAGGCGGATCATTTGCTCCGCGCGCCTTTAAAAAATAG